A genomic region of Gadus macrocephalus chromosome 5, ASM3116895v1 contains the following coding sequences:
- the LOC132457169 gene encoding F-box only protein 33 has product MALCGGVGAMALPSELIVHVFSFLSDRDKLRASAVCSRWRECLFYPALWTRLKLRIGGGCTGGGCGSEATPRLEFLMRKFGSFVRELRLELAPVDGHLGPVDSHLGPANQGAPPGRTDHAAPQRDHAAPLQRDPQSSPRWREATTTYLDQVLCVLTCTRNNRNLKELSMYADTCVLQEEGLLDTSYLQHIHHGDKKVKEIQQLFIELLSNSRQLRWLSCGFMLGLVTPCSLASLSNLSAQSLQHLSLLDHQMAPLISPTEVERLAGLRSLALDFSDLTSELCGLLASKQRVPLHRLSLLLNAATLEGTATDDDWKALVRVSANLRVYIMALEVDGGELLRVLKPSLPLERLHLDSYSSAVTDGALELVAQQYHKTLTHLLLLRDDGHYPDLSVNRNEDPLVLLAWRCTHLAVLVIHGYTIWSHNLVAISRLRGSSLRVLAVTEESIDFDPDQWTYVEGDPVHNLVKEVSLGLGRVWHPSLDPNLVLPEPTQHFHREMHAFSTGM; this is encoded by the exons ATGGCTCTGTGTGGGGGTGTCGGAGCCATGGCTCTCCCCAGCGAGCTCATCGTCCatgtcttctccttcctctccgaCCGGGACAAGCTGCGGGCCTCGGCGGTGTGCTCCCGATGGAGGGAGTGCCTCTTCTACCCGGCCCTCTGGACCAGGCTCAAGCTCCGGATAGGCGGCGGCTGtaccggcggcggctgcgggtCCGAGGCTACCCCGAGATTAGAGTTCCTCATGCGGAAGTTCGGCTCGTTCGTGCGGGAGCTGCGGCTGGAGCTGGCCCCGGTGGACGGTCACCTCGGCCCGGTGGACAGTCATCTCGGCCCCGCGAACCAGGGGGCGCCTCCGGGCAGGACGGATCACGCTGCCCCCCAGAGGGACCACGCTGCCCCGCTGCAGAGGGACCCACAGTCCTCCCCACGATGGAGAGAAGCGACGACTACCTATCTGGACCAGGTGTTGTGCGTGCTGACCTGCACCCGAAACAACAG GAACCTGAAGGAGCTGAGTATGTACGCAGACACCTGTGTCCTCCAGGAGGAAGGCCTGTTGGACACCTCCTACCTCCAGCACATTCACCACGGAGACAAGAAGGTTAAAGA GATCCAGCAGCTGTTCATTGAGCTGTTGTCCAACAGCAGACAGCTCCGTTGGCTGTCGTGTGGCTTCATGCTGGGCCTGGTGACGCCATGCTCCCTGGCCTCTCTGTCCAACTTGTCGGCCCAGAGTCTGCAGCACCTCAGCCTGCTGGACCATCAGATGG cgccgCTCATCAGTCCGACGGAGGTGGAGCGCCTGGCTGGCCTGCGCTCCCTGGCGCTGGACTTCTCAGACCTGACCTCGGAGCTGTGCGGCCTGCTGGCGTCGAAGCAGCGTGTCCCACTGCACCGGCTCTCCCTGCTGCTGAACGCCGCCACCCTCGAAGGCACGGCCACCGATGATGACTGGAAGGCTCTG GTCCGTGTGAGTGCAAACCTGCGTGTCTACATCATGGCCCTGGAGGTGGACGGGGGCGAGCTGCTGCGCGTGCTGAAGCCCAGCCTGCCGCTGGAGCGCCTGCACCTGGACAGCTACAGCTCGGCGGTGACGGACGGGGCGCTGGAGCTGGTGGCCCAGCAGTACCACAAGACGCTCacacacctgctgctgctgcgcgaCGACGGCCACTACCCCGACCTCAGCGTCAACCGCAACGAGGACCCGCTGGTGCTGCTGGCCTGGCGCTGCACGCACCTGGCCGTTCTGGTCATACACG GCTACACCATCTGGTCCCACAACCTGGTGGCCATCTCTCGGCTGCGGGGCTCCAGCCTGCGTGTCCTGGCCGTTACCGAGGAGAGCATCGACTTCGACCCCGACCAGTGGACGTACGTGGAGGGGGACCCCGTTCACAACCTGGTCAAGGAGGTGTCCCTGGGCCTGGGCCGCGTCTGGCACCCCAGCCTTGACCCCAACCTGGTGTTGCCGGAGCCCACGCAGCACTTCCACCGGGAGATGCACGCCTTCAGCACGGGCATGTAG